A region of the Pseudarthrobacter phenanthrenivorans Sphe3 genome:
GCTACTTCCGTTTCCCGCATTTGCATGGCGACCTGGTCACTTTCGTGGCCGAGGACGACGTGTGGATCGCGCCCCTGGGTGGCGGCCGCGCCTGGCGTGTTTCCGCGCTCCAACTGCCGGCCCGCAACCCCCGTTTCACACCCGACGGAAAGCGGCTGGTGTGGACCGTGGTCCAGGGAACGGCGCCCGAGGTGGTATCGGCAGAGGTCGACGGCGGCGGGTACCGGCAGCTGACGTACTTCGGCCACAGCACCACAAGGGTCAAGGGCTTCACCGCTAACGGTTCGGTGGTGGTCACCAGCGCTTTCCGCCAGGCCGAAAGCAGGCACACGCACGCTTACAGCGTGCCGCTTGAGGGCGGCTGGGCTGAAGAGCTACCTTTCGGGCCGGTTGAGTCCGTGGCGTTCGGCCCTGAAGTGGGCGACGAACGCCCCGTGGTGGTAGGCAGCGTGCTGTCCCGCGAACCGGCCTGGTGGAAGCGTTACCGCGGCGGCACTGCAGGAAAGCTGTGGATCGACACGGACGGCAACGGTGAGTTCGAGCGCCTGCTCCCGGACGTTGACGGCAACCTCGCCGATCCCATGTGGGTGGGCGGCCGGATCGCTTTCCTGTCGGACCACGAAGGCTACGGCAACCTGTACTCGGTCCTTCCCAACGGGAAGGACCTGCGCCGGCATACCGACCATGAAGACTTCTACGTCCGCCACGCAGCGACGGACGGCACGCGCGTGATTTTCGAGTCCGCCGGCGAGTTGTGGGTGCTCCACGACCTGGGTTCCGATGCGGTGCGGCTGGACATCACCCTCGGCTCTGCATCCCAGTCCCGGCGTCCCGCCCTGCTCAAGACCAGCAAGCACCTCGGTGCGGTGGTGCCGGACGCCACCGGTTCGGCCAGTGCAGTGGAAGCCCATGGCACCATCCACTGGCTCCGGCACAAGGACGGCCCATCCCGCATCATCGAGGCCACCCCCGGTGTCCGTGCCCGGCTGCCCAGGCCGCTTGGCGAGGGCCGGATCGCCTACATTGCAGACCATGATGGCGCGGAGGCGTTGTACATCAAGGACATTGCTGCGCCCGTACCGCACGCCGCCGCGGCCGGCGGGGCCGGCGCCCGCAGCACCCTTTCTGCGGGGCAGGGAGCCGCGGCCGGGCACACGGATAAAGCGGAACACGAAGAAACCGTGGCGCTGCCACAGCCGGTTCCGGCCGCCGGCGCCGCCATCATGGGCGGCAGCAGCAACGCCGGGACCCATGCCACGGACGAGCAGGCCGACGTCGCCCCAGACTCCGGTGCCACCGCTGCGGATGCCCAGGCAGGTGGCGCGCAGGAAGACGCCACAGACCGCATCGACTTCCCGGGAACGTCCCGTGCCAGCGCACTGGAAACGAGCCCGGACGGGCAGAGGATCGCTGTGGGCACCTCGTTTGGCGAGGTGTACATAGCGGACACCCGGACCGGTGAACTGGCCCTGGTAGCAAGCATTGGTGAAGGGACCGTGGCAGATCTTGCATGGTCAGCGGATTCGCGATGGCTCGTTTGGTCGGAGCCGGTCACGTCCTTTGGTTCCCGCAGCCGGCTGCGGCTGGCCAACGTGGCAACGCCGGATGCCGCCCCGGTGGACGTCACCGATGGCCGTTTCTGCGACCAGTCCCCGGCCTTCACCCCTGACGGGAAGTTCCTGGCCTTCCTGTCGAACCGCAGCTTTGACCCCGTGTACGACGGACATTCCTTCGACCTCTCGTTCCCCAGCCCCATCAAGCCGTACCTTGTGGCACTCGCTGCGGACACGCCGTCGCCCTTCGGCCCTGCAGTGGACTCCGAAGGAGCGGACGCACCATCCGCCGAGGGAGCAGGCAGGCAGGACGAGGCCGGGCCGGAGCTGCCGGAGGTCCGGGTAGACCCGGAGGGCCTGGCGCACCGGGTCATCACCGTTCCCGTTCCCCAGGGTAACTACACCTCATTGAAAGCCTCCGACGGGGCGCTGCTGTGGCTCGACTGGGCACTGGCCGGCGTGACCGGTGACGGAAAAGCCAGCCAGGACGACAAGGACTCCCGCCCCAGCCTGGTCCGGTTCGACCTTGGCCGGCGCAAGCAGTCCACCCTGGTGGACGCGCTGGACAGCTACCGGCTGTCGGGGGACCGCAGCAAGGTGGTGCTGATTTCGGACAAGCAGGTCACGGTTGTTCCCACGGACGCCAAAGCGGACGAGGAGTCCGGGAAGCTGGTCAAGGTTGACCTGGGCCGCATCCGCGTCATGATGGATCCGCTCAGCGTCTGGGGCCAGGCGTTCGACGAGGCCTGGCGGCTGCAGCGGGACTTCTTCTGGGCCGAGGACATGGCGGGGCAGGACTGGCAGTCCATCCACCGCCGCTACCGTCCGCTCGTGGAGCGTCTCGGCTCGCATGATGACCTGGTGGACCTCCTGTGGGAGCTGCACGGCGAACTGGGGACCTCCCATGCCTACGTCCGTCCGGCGCCGGTTACCGAGAACGGCAGCCATGGCCAGGGCAGGCTTGGTGCCGACCTGGCCCACACGCCGGGCGGGTGGGAGATCACCCGCATCCTGGCAGGGGAGTCTTCGGATCCATTGGCCACGTCGCCCCTGACCAGGCCGGGCGTCGGCGCCAAAGCCGGGGATATCCTGCTGGCGATCGACGGCGTGCCGCTGTCGGAAAGCGTCACGCCGGCCATGCAGCTCGTGGGGGCGGCGGGCCGTGCGGTGGAGCTGACCCTCCTCAATGGCGTTGCCCACGGAGCCGCGGCCGGCACTCAGCGCCGTGTCGCCGTCGTGCCCGTCAAGGATGAGGAACGCTTGCGGTACCAGGAGTGGGTGGCCGCCAACCGGCGCACCGTCCGGGAAGCATCCGGCGGCAAGTTCGGCTACCTGCACATTCCGGACATGATGGCGAACGGCTGGGCGCAGCTCCACCGGGACCTGGACACTGAGACGGCGCTGGACGGACTCATCGTGGATGTCCGGCGCAACCGCGGCGGCCACACGTCCCAGCTGGTGGCCGAACTCATCGGCCGGAAGGTCACGGGCTGGAGCATGCCCCGCGGCGAGAAGCCGCGGACGTACCCGCACCACGCGCCGCGCGGCCCGGTGATCATCCTGGCCGACGAATTCGCCGGTTCTGACGGTGACATCATCACGCAGGTGTCAAAGCTGCGGGGTATCGGCCCGGTCATCGGGACGCGCACCTGGGGCGGTGTGGTGGGCATCGACAACCGGTTCGCCCTGGCCGACGGCACCGGCGTCACCCAGCCGCGGTACGCCACCTGGTTCGGCGGTGGAGTGGGCTGGAGCGTGGAGAACTACGGCGTGGATCCGGACATCGAAGTGACCTATCCGCCGCACGCGTACGCGGCCGGGCGCGATCCGCAGCTGGAGTACGGCATCGGAGCGCTCAAGGAAATGATCCAGGAGCTGCCCACGGACCGTCCGCCGGCACGTGAGGGATACCGCCGGCTGCGGCCCGCTCCGCTGCCTGCACGCGCCCAGGGCAACTAGCCCCGGGAACAGAAAAGGCCCTGCCTGTCCGGAACACTCCGGCCAGGCAGGGCCTTTCGGCGTTAACCGCGGATCAGGATTCCAGTGTGGCATCCATGGTGATGTCGATGCTTGCCAGCGCACCTGACACGGGGCAGCCCACCTTGGCTTCGCCGGCAATCTTCTGGAACTCGTCCTCAGAGATGCCGGGGACCCTCGCCGCGACGGTCAGGTGGCTGCCGGTGATGCCGGTGCCCGGAACGAACGTCACGTCAGCCTTGGCCCGGACTTCTTCCGGGGTGTGTCCTGCCTTTGCCAGCTCGTTGCTGAAGGCCATGGAGAAGCAGGCGGCGTGCGCTGCGGCGATGAGCTCCTCGGGGCTGGTCTTACCGTTGGCCGCTTCCGTGCGGGCCTTCCACGTGACATCGAACGTGCCAAGGCCTGAGGTGGCCAGGCTGGTGGTTCCGGAACCTTCCGTCAGGTTGCCGTTCCATACTGCATTTGCTGAACGTGTTGCTGCCATGTTCACTCCTCAGGTCGATGTGTACCGGGGCAGGCCGCTGCCTGGACCCCGCCGGTCCCATCCTAGGGACTTCACTGGCGGCGTGCACCGGCTGTCCGCTGTCAGTGGATTATGACCGGGTTGTTAAACGACGACGGCGGCGCCGCCTTGGAGGAGGGGCGCCGCCGTCGCGGTGGTCCGGTTGGGAGGACGGTTACTGCCAGAGCGTGGCGATGGCCACGTTCAGCAGGGCGAGCCCGCCCACACCGTGCGCCAGCCCAGCGCTGATGGGCTCACCCTTCTTGTACTTCCGGCGGCCGATGAAGGCCAGGACACCGACGGCGAGGGCAACTGCGAACTTGATGCCGAGCTTGAAGTAGTTGGCATCCATGTCCAGGGCCGGGATGAGTCCCATCAGGGCGACGCCGGTGAGGAGCTGGAGCATGGCGCCGTCGAACTGGCGCGGGTGGACTGTTGGCTTTTTCATCTGGCCGATCCAGATGCCAACGATCATGGCGGCGCCGACGATGTGCAGGAAAACCACGATGTTATAGACGATGTTCATGGGACCAGTGTAGCCAGAGATTCTACGGCCTGTAGTAGTTAAACGACGACGGCGGTGCAGGCCGTCCGATGGATTCCCACCGTGGCCTGCACCGCCGTCGTTCGAGGCTGGGAGTTACAGCCCCAGGTCTGCTTCGAACGCGCCTTCTTCAAGGCGTGCCTTCAGGGTCTGGAGGAAACGGCCTGCGTCCGCGCCGTCCACCAGGCGGTGGTCGTACGTCAGGGACAGGTACATCATGGAGCGGATGGCGATTGAGTCGTCGCCGTTCTCGTCGGCAACCACCACGGCACGCTTGACGATCGCGCCGGTGCCCAGGATGCCCACCTGCGGCTGGTTGATGATCGGGGTGTCGAACAGTGCCCCCACCGAGCCGATGTTGGTGATGCTGAAAGTACCGCCGGACAGCTCGTCAGGACCAATCTTGCCGTCGCGCGTACGGCTGGCGACGTCGGCGATCTTTCCTGCCAGGCCGGCGAGGTTCAGGCTTCCGGCATCGTTGATGACCGGAACCAGGAGGCCCTTATCAGTGTCGACGGCGATCGCCAGGTGCTCGGCGTTGTGGTAGGTGATCTCCTGCTTGTCCTCGTCGTAGGCAGCGTTGAGCTTGGGGTGCTGCTTGAGGGCCTCGGCCACGGCCTTGGCGATGAACGGCAGGAACGTCAGCTTGGTGCCGTTCTGCGCCTGGAAGGAGTTCTTGGCGCGGGCACGGAGCTTCGCCACCTTGGTCATGTCCACCTCGTGGACCTGCGTCAGCTGCGTGGAAACCTCGAGGGATTCGCGCATGCGGCGGGCGATGACCTGGCGGATGCGCGGGGCCTTCTGGGTGGTGCCGCGAAGTGAGGAAGCAGCGGCGCTGGAAGCAGCGGGAGCCGGGGCAGCAGGGGCAGCGGCCGGAGCCGGTGCAGGTGCGGCCTTGGCTTCAGCTGCGGCCATGACATCCTGCTTGCGGATGCGGCCGCCGACGCCGGTGCCTGACAGGGAGGAGATGTCCACGCCGTGCTGGTTGGCGAGCTTGCGGACCAGGGGAGTCACGTAGCCGGATTCGGAGCCGCCTGCTGCAGGGGCCTCAGCTGCTGCGGGAGCGGGTGCTTCTTTGGGTGCTTCCGGTGCCGGGGCGGGGGCTGCTGCCGGTGCGGGAGCGGCCTGCGGGGCCGGCGCCTCGGCTTTGGGTGCTTCTTCAGCCTTGGGTGCTTCCTGCACCGGCGCCTCGGTGGAGGGAGCCTCTGCGGGAGCGGCAGCTGCGCCTGAACCGATGACGGCCAGGACGGAGCCGACCTCTGCGGTCTCGTCCTCGTTGACGCGGATTTCCTGCAGGGTACCGGCCACGGGGGACGGAATTTCGGTGTCGACCTTGTCGGTGGAGACCTCCAGCAGGGGCTCATCCATTTCCACGGTGTCGCCCACGGCTTTCAGCCAGCGGGTGACAGTACCTTCGGTGACGCTTTCGCCCAGCGCGGGGAGGGTGACCTCGTGGCTTTCGCCGCCGCCGGCGCCGCCCGCCGCAGGTGCCTGCTGTGCGGGCGCTTCCTGTGCGGGTGCTTCTTCAGCCGGTGCTTCCTGGGCGGGTGCTTCTTCAGCGGGTGCTTCCTCGGCAGGTGCCTGCTGTGCGGGGGCTTCTTCGGCAGGCGCACCGCCGCCGGAGCCGTCGCCTATGCGGACCAGGGGAGCGCCAACCTCGGCGGTCTCGTCCTCGGCAACCAGGATTTCCTCAATCACGCCAGCTACAGGAGAGGGGATTTCAGTGTCTACTTTGTCGGTGGAGACTTCGAGCAGGGGCTCGTCCACCTCTACCCGGTCACCTACCTGCTTGAGCCAGCGGGTGACGGTTCCTTCGGTGACGCTCTCACCGAGGGCGGGCAAGTTAACGGATTCAGACATGTCGTCCCCGTTCTCCTTATTGATCTTTAGTGCGGATGATTGCTGCCTTGTTGGCCAGCCTAGTGCACCCGGCATTCCGTGCCGGGTGCACCAGGCCCTGTGGTGCTTGGGGGAGACTAGCCGTGAAGGGGCTTGCCCGCGAGTGCCAGGTGGGCTTCGCCCAGGGCTTCGTTCTGGGTGGGGTGGGCGTGCACCAGCTGCGCCACATCCTCGGGGTAGGCTTCCCAGTTCACGATCAGCTGGGCTTCGCCGACCTGCTCGCCCATGCGGGCGCCGATCATGTGGACGCCCACCACGGGGCCGTCCTTCTGGCGGACCAGTTTGACCAGGCCGGAGGTGCCCAGGATGGAGCTCTTGCCGTTGCCGGCCAGGTTGTATTCCTGCGTCTGTACCTGGTCCTCGCCGAACTTCTCCTTGGCTGCTTTTTCGGTGTAGCCAACCGTGGCGATTTCGGGCTCCGAGTAGGTGACCTTGGGGATGTTGATGTCTTCGACGACCACGGGCTTCAGGCCGGCGATTTCCTCGGCCACGAAGATGCCCTGCTGGTAGCCGCGGTGCGCCAGCTGCACGCCGGGGACGATGTCGCCCACCGCGTAGATGTTGCCGACGCCGGTGTGCAGGCGCTCGTTGGTGATGACGAAGCCGCGGTCGATGGTGATTCCCGCTTCCTCGTAGCCCAGGTTGGCGGTGACGGGGCCGCGGCCGACGGCGACCAGGAGGAGGTCGGCTTCGAACGTCTTGCCGTCCACCAGGGTGACCTTGACGCCGTCGTCGTTCTGCTCAACGCCCTGGAAGAACACTCCGGTGGAGAACTTGATGCCGCGCTTCTTGAAGGCACGCTCGAAGTTCTTGACGATGGTGGCGTCCTCGTTGGGGACCAGCGAGGGCAGGCCTTCCACGATGGTGACATCCACACCGAAGGACTTCCAGACAGAGGCGAACTCGACGCCGATCACGCCGCCGCCCAGGATGATGGCGCTCTTGGGGATGAAGTCCATGGTCAGCGCCTGGTCGGAGGTGATGACCTTGCCCCCGAGCTCCAGGCCGGGCAGGGTGCGCGAGTAGGAGCCGGTGGCAAGGACGATGTTCTTGCCCTTGTAGGCGGTGCCGTTCACCACGACGGTGTCGGTGCCCTGCAGCTTGCCTTCACCTTCGATGACGGTGATGCCCTTGGACTTGATGAGTCCCTGGAGGCCCTTGTACTTGCCGGCGATGATGCCGTCCTTGTACGCGTTGACGGCATTGATGTCGATGCTGTCCAGGGTGACGTTCACGCCGTACTTGGCGGAGTCGCGGGCGTGGTCGGCCAGCTCCGCGGAGTGCAGGAGGGCCTTGGTGGGGATGCAGCCGTTGTGGAGGCAGGTGCCGCCCAGCTTGGCTTTCTCCACGAGGCCGACGGTGAGGCCAAGCTGTACTGCCCGCAGCGCGGCGGCGTATCCGCCGCTGCCGCCACCGAGTACCAGGATGTCGAATTCTTGCGCAGTTGCCTGATCGGCCACTTAAACGCTCCCTCGCGTGAACGATGACGCGTTCTCCGCGCATCATCTGGTCTTGGAACTTGCACTGCCGTGATTATGCCAGCAGGCCAATTCTCTTGCATTTGTGACTACCGTGGTTCACCTTAGCGAACCACTTATCCATGCTCCACCCTGGCACCACGTTTGTGGAGCGCTTGTGTCGAGTGTCACGCGGCTTTGTGGCACAGGGATCACCGTCCCGCAAAGCCGCGTCACAGGGGCTGCAACTGGGCCTGGGTCAGGCGGCAGCAGCCAGGATGTCCTCGACATACGCCACCAGGGTCCGGACGGTGCAGCCCGTTCCCTGCTTGTGGGTGTAGCCGTAGGGGCTTCCGTTGTTAAAGGATGGTCCGGCGATGTCGATGTGGGCCCAGGGGATCTGTTCTCCGTCCTTGCCCTTGCCGACGAATTCGCGGAGGAACACGGCAGCCGTCATCATGCCGCCGTGGCGTTCGCCGATGTTCGCGAGGTCGGCCACCTGCGAATCAAGGCTGGGGCGCAGTTCCTCGGGCAGCGGCATGGGCCAGACCAGTTCCCCGGCGCGGTCCGCTGCCGTCTTCAGTGCCCCCGTCACGCTGTCCGAGCCCATGACGCCTGCCGTCCTGTTGCCCAGGGCGATGAGCTGCGCGCCCGTCAGGGTTGCCACGTCGATGATGGCGTCCGGGTATTCACCGCTGGCGGCCACGATTCCGTCGGCCATCACCAGGCGCCCCTCGGCATCCGTGTTCAGGACCTCCACGGTCTTGCCGCCGAACATGGTCAGGACGTCGGCAGGCCGTGAGGCCGCGCCCGACGGCATGTTTTCGGCAATGCAGAGCCAGGCGGTGGCTTTGACCGGCAGGCCGAGCCCCGCCAGGGCGAGGACAGTATTAAGGACGACGGCGGCGCCCGCCATGTCGCTCTTCATGTCGCCCATGCCCAGGGCGGGCTTGATGGAAATGCCGCCGGTATCGAAGGTGATTCCCTTGCCGACGAGGGCGATCTTCGACGTTGCCTTGGCGGGGGAGTACTCCACCTTGACCAGCCGGGGCTGGCGGGCGGAGCCTTTGCCCACGCCCATGATGCCGCCGAAGCCTTCCTTTTCAAGCCGCTTTTCGTCCCACACGGTGACTTTCACCGGGAGGCCCTTTGCCAGGTCCTTGGCGGCCTCGGCAAAGGTTTCGGGGTAGAGATGGCTGGGCGGCTGGTTAACCAGGGAACGGGTGGCGTTGACTGCCTTGCCCAGGAGCGCGGCCCGCTTGAGCGCCGCCTGGATGTCCTTATGGTCGGCCAGTTCCGTGAAGATGACCGCGTTGCGGACAGGATCCTTCAGCCCGTCCTTCGAGGACCGGAACTCGGTGAAGGAGTAGGCGCCGAGGGCGGCACCTTCCGCAACGGCCGCGACGTCGGCCACGGACGCCGTCGGAAATGCGAGGGCAACCGTGGCGAGGCCGGCAAGCTGGCGGATGGCGCTTCCCGCCGCCCGCCGCAGGGCTTCTCCGGCCAGCGGGTTTGCAGCGGAAACCTTGCCCACGCCCGCCAGGACCAGGATGCCTGCGCCCGTTTCGGGGAGGCCGGGCAGGCGCACCAGCTGGTCGGCGGCACCGGTGACGCCGAGGCCCTTGAGCGAATCGGCCAGCGCCTCGGCGGATTTGGCCGTCAGCGGGTTGTCCAGGAGGACCGGGCCGTCCGCAGCCTGCCCCACGCCAATGACCACAGCGTCAGTGGGGCTCTTCTTAAGGTCCCGCGAGAGGGTACTAAGGTTGATTTCAGTATTCTTGACCACGCGGATCAGTCCTCGATTCTCGAAAGATGCTCGGGCAGGGGTGCATGTTCGGCGCTCTGCCATGGTTGCCCGGTACGGCCGTTCGGAACGCAGTCCGGGTGTCTGCCGGCCCGGCTGGCGGGCCAGTTCCGATCGTAGCCCTTCCCTGCCGCGGCCGGAGAATTTGATGAGATGTCCGCCACACAGGGTGCCGGAATGCCCGGTTCTCCCGGCGCGTTATAAGGATTGTCCACCCTGGCCTCTGAAAGGAACATGCCGTGCTTGAACGGATCTCCGGCTCCCTGCTGGACCCTGACTCGCTCTACGCGAGCAACATTGAGCTGTTCCACAGCCCTGAGCTCCGCGGGCTAAACCTGGTGATGGGATTCACCGGCTTCGCCGACGCCGGGCATGTGGTGAAGCAGATCAATGCGGAACTGCTTGACTCCCTCGACGCACAGCCGGTGGCCGTGTTCGACGCGGACCAGTTGATCGACTACCGCTCGCGGCGGCCGCACCTGACGTTCGTCGAGGACCATCTCCAGGACTACCAGGAGCCGCGGCTGGCCCTGTACCGGCTCGTGGACGGGCTGGGCAAGCCGTTCCTCCTCCTTGCAGGCTTCGAACCGGACCTGCAGTGGGAGCGTTTCGCCCGCGCAGTGGTGGGGATCGTGGAAAAACTGGACGTCAACCTGGTGACCTGGATCCACTCCATCCCGATGCCGGTACCGCACACCCGGCCCGTTGGCGTGACCGTGCACGGCAACCGCCCGGACCTCATTGAGGGCATTTCGGTCTGGAAGCCCACCGTTGAGGTTCCGGCCGCGGTGGGCCACATCCTGGAACTTCGGCTGGTGGAGGCCGGGCGCAATGTCGCCGGATACGTCATCCACGTGCCCCATTACCTGGCAGAGGCCGAGTACCCCATTGCTGCCGTGGCCGGTCTCGAATACCTGGGCGCGGCCACCTCGCTGATGCTGCCTACGGACAGGCTTCGCGAAGCCGGCCGTGAAGTCAGCCGGCAGATCGCCGAGCAAATAGATGCTTCCGAGGACGTGCAGCAGGTGGTGTCCCGCCTGGAGACGCGGTACGACGAAAAGGCTGACGGCATCGTGCGGCGCTCGCTCCTCGCCGACGAAAACGACGAGCTGCCCAATGCCGACGACCTCGGCGCTGCGGTGGAAGCCTACCTTGCCCGGGAGAACCCCGGGCAGTAGCAGCCGCCCGGCCAGTAGGCCGCCGCCTGCTGACCGGGCGGCTGCGGGAGTAACGGCATAATGAAGGGGTGACTTCACCCCGCGCCTGGCTTATCTGGACCATTGGAATATTTGGATACCTGGTAGCTGTGGCGCAGCGCACGTCCTTCGGTGTGGTTGGGCTGGAGGCCACCGAACGCTTCAATGCCAGCGCGTCGGCGATCTCGTTCTTCACAGTCCTCCAGCTCCTTGTCTACGCCGGCCTCCAGATCCCGGTGGGCGTGCTCGTGGACAGGTTCGGTTCCCGGGCCATGATCGCCGGGGGTGCCGTCCTCATGGGGCTGGGCCAGCTCCAGCTCGCGTTTGCGGACAGCATTCCAGGAGGCGTGGCCGGCAGGGTGCTGGTGGGGGCGGGGGACGCCATGACCTTCATCTCGGTGATCCGGCTCATTCCGCTGTGGTTCGCCCCTGCCAGGGTGCCGTTGGTCACCCAGCTGACGGGCATGTCCGGCCAGTTGGGCCAACTGTTCAGCGTCATCCCCTTTGCTTTCGTGCTCCACCTCTCAGGCTGGACCCCGGCGTTCCTGATGCTGGCAGGCATGTCCGCCCTCGCCGTCGTGCTGGTCCTCCTCCTGCTGCAGGATGTCCCCCCGGGCACCGAGCGGCCGGCGGCTCACCAGGGGCTCAGGGCCACCGGCGCATCCCTCGCCCGTGCATGGCGCCAGCCGGGGACCCGGCTGGGAATGTGGAGCCACTTCACCATCCAGTTCAGCGGCACGGTGTTTGCCATGACGTGGGGCTACCCGTTCCTCATCTCCGGGCAGGGGCTGGACGCCGGCACCGTGGCCGCCCTGATGGCCCTCTATGTCGCGGCCGCCATGGCCGTGGGACCGTTCATCGGGCGCTTCGTTTCCCGGCATCCGCTTCGGCGCTCCACCATGGTGCTCCTGATTGCGGGTGCCACGGCCGGAGCCTGGGCTGCCGTCCTGCTGACTCCCGGCAGGGCGCCGCTGTGGCTCCTGGCCGGACTGGTGGTGGTGCTCGCGGTGGGCGGGCCGGGTTCCATGATCGGCTTTGACTTCGCCCGCACCTTCAATCCCGCACACCGGATGGGTACGGCCACCGGGATCGTCAACGTGGGAGGCTTCATCGCCGCCCTTGTGGCGATCTTCCTGATTGGCCTGGTGCTGGACGTCCTGTTCGCCAGCGGCTTCTCCAACGGTGTCCTCTACGGGCTCGACCCGTTCAGGATTGCCATGAGCGTCCAGTTCCTGCTGCTGGGCCTTGGAGCGGGAGCGATGCTGGTGTGCCGCCGGAAAGTGCGGCGCCAAATGGCGGCGCAGGGCGTTGTTGTGCCGCCCCTGCGTAACGCCCTTGCCCGCCAGCGCCGGGAAAGCCTCGCCAGGCGCCGGCAGGCCTCGGTCAAGGACCGGTGAGACTGTTCCTCCACAGCCCGGGTTACCCACATGGTGCCGGGTTGCCCACATAGGGGCATTGCGTTCTTAACCAGGACGTGCAGCCGGCGAATGCTTGAGCCATGACACCTCCAGAACACCTCACGGTCCGCGGTCCGGAAGACATCCTCGGTTTCATTCCCCACTCGCTGGGATACTGGCCGGCCAATAGCCTGGTCGCCATGACACTGCAGGGCAAGAGCCTCGGAGCCACCCTGCGGCTGGACCTGCCGGAGCGTGATGTCCTGGCCGCACCTTCAAAGTACCTGCGGGCTGTCCGGGGCTACCTCGAAGCGGACAAGGAGGCGGACGGCACCTTGCTGGCGATCTTCACCGGCAACGGCGGCATGGCCGTCCCGTCCATGTACGACGGTTTGCTGGCCGGCCTGGACTCAATGCTGGAAAGGGCCGGACTGCCAGTCCGGGAAGCCTGGTATATCGGGGATGACTACTGGCGGGATGCGTGGTGCATCGATGCTTCATGCTGCCCACCGCCAGGCCGCCCCATCCAGCAGATCCGGGACAGCCTGCTCAGCACGGAGATGGTGTACCGGGGAAGCAGCGTAGGACCGCCGCCTGGGGCTTGTCCCGCCCCCGGCCCGGTGCCGGCCAGGCACGTCGACGCGGTGTTGGAGGCCGAGGCCGTGTGGTCGGCCCAGTTGGACCTGCGGCGGCAGAGCCGGCCGCAGTTCGACGCAGTGCTCCGGCAGTGGGAAGCGGCCCTGGCCCGCCGTTCCGTGGATGCTGCCCGTTCCGCGGATGCCGGCCGTTCAGTGGATGCTGCCCGTCCCGTGGATGATGGGCGGGCGCCCGCACACTCGGACGCCTTCCTGCGGGCTACGCTCCTGGTGCCGGCTTGGCGTGACGCGGTCCTGGTCATGGCTGCGGCAGGGAAAGTGGCGGCGACGGCCGGAGCCGAGGCATTCGGCATCTTCAGCAGCCAGGTGGATTTGGGCCCGCTTGAGCCTGCGGCGGAAGACGCCGGGAGGGAAACAGTTCCTTCCGGAACGGTGGCTTCCGGTCCTCCCTCCTTTGCCATGCCTGCCGGGGAGACAGGTGACCACCAGGAGAGCCTGCTGCTGTCCGCCAGCTGGCGAGGAACAC
Encoded here:
- a CDS encoding S41 family peptidase, whose protein sequence is MTFSSYFRFPHLHGDLVTFVAEDDVWIAPLGGGRAWRVSALQLPARNPRFTPDGKRLVWTVVQGTAPEVVSAEVDGGGYRQLTYFGHSTTRVKGFTANGSVVVTSAFRQAESRHTHAYSVPLEGGWAEELPFGPVESVAFGPEVGDERPVVVGSVLSREPAWWKRYRGGTAGKLWIDTDGNGEFERLLPDVDGNLADPMWVGGRIAFLSDHEGYGNLYSVLPNGKDLRRHTDHEDFYVRHAATDGTRVIFESAGELWVLHDLGSDAVRLDITLGSASQSRRPALLKTSKHLGAVVPDATGSASAVEAHGTIHWLRHKDGPSRIIEATPGVRARLPRPLGEGRIAYIADHDGAEALYIKDIAAPVPHAAAAGGAGARSTLSAGQGAAAGHTDKAEHEETVALPQPVPAAGAAIMGGSSNAGTHATDEQADVAPDSGATAADAQAGGAQEDATDRIDFPGTSRASALETSPDGQRIAVGTSFGEVYIADTRTGELALVASIGEGTVADLAWSADSRWLVWSEPVTSFGSRSRLRLANVATPDAAPVDVTDGRFCDQSPAFTPDGKFLAFLSNRSFDPVYDGHSFDLSFPSPIKPYLVALAADTPSPFGPAVDSEGADAPSAEGAGRQDEAGPELPEVRVDPEGLAHRVITVPVPQGNYTSLKASDGALLWLDWALAGVTGDGKASQDDKDSRPSLVRFDLGRRKQSTLVDALDSYRLSGDRSKVVLISDKQVTVVPTDAKADEESGKLVKVDLGRIRVMMDPLSVWGQAFDEAWRLQRDFFWAEDMAGQDWQSIHRRYRPLVERLGSHDDLVDLLWELHGELGTSHAYVRPAPVTENGSHGQGRLGADLAHTPGGWEITRILAGESSDPLATSPLTRPGVGAKAGDILLAIDGVPLSESVTPAMQLVGAAGRAVELTLLNGVAHGAAAGTQRRVAVVPVKDEERLRYQEWVAANRRTVREASGGKFGYLHIPDMMANGWAQLHRDLDTETALDGLIVDVRRNRGGHTSQLVAELIGRKVTGWSMPRGEKPRTYPHHAPRGPVIILADEFAGSDGDIITQVSKLRGIGPVIGTRTWGGVVGIDNRFALADGTGVTQPRYATWFGGGVGWSVENYGVDPDIEVTYPPHAYAAGRDPQLEYGIGALKEMIQELPTDRPPAREGYRRLRPAPLPARAQGN
- a CDS encoding OsmC family protein, translated to MAATRSANAVWNGNLTEGSGTTSLATSGLGTFDVTWKARTEAANGKTSPEELIAAAHAACFSMAFSNELAKAGHTPEEVRAKADVTFVPGTGITGSHLTVAARVPGISEDEFQKIAGEAKVGCPVSGALASIDITMDATLES
- the sucB gene encoding 2-oxoglutarate dehydrogenase, E2 component, dihydrolipoamide succinyltransferase; this encodes MSESVNLPALGESVTEGTVTRWLKQVGDRVEVDEPLLEVSTDKVDTEIPSPVAGVIEEILVAEDETAEVGAPLVRIGDGSGGGAPAEEAPAQQAPAEEAPAEEAPAQEAPAEEAPAQEAPAQQAPAAGGAGGGESHEVTLPALGESVTEGTVTRWLKAVGDTVEMDEPLLEVSTDKVDTEIPSPVAGTLQEIRVNEDETAEVGSVLAVIGSGAAAAPAEAPSTEAPVQEAPKAEEAPKAEAPAPQAAPAPAAAPAPAPEAPKEAPAPAAAEAPAAGGSESGYVTPLVRKLANQHGVDISSLSGTGVGGRIRKQDVMAAAEAKAAPAPAPAAAPAAPAPAASSAAASSLRGTTQKAPRIRQVIARRMRESLEVSTQLTQVHEVDMTKVAKLRARAKNSFQAQNGTKLTFLPFIAKAVAEALKQHPKLNAAYDEDKQEITYHNAEHLAIAVDTDKGLLVPVINDAGSLNLAGLAGKIADVASRTRDGKIGPDELSGGTFSITNIGSVGALFDTPIINQPQVGILGTGAIVKRAVVVADENGDDSIAIRSMMYLSLTYDHRLVDGADAGRFLQTLKARLEEGAFEADLGL
- the lpdA gene encoding dihydrolipoyl dehydrogenase, with amino-acid sequence MADQATAQEFDILVLGGGSGGYAAALRAVQLGLTVGLVEKAKLGGTCLHNGCIPTKALLHSAELADHARDSAKYGVNVTLDSIDINAVNAYKDGIIAGKYKGLQGLIKSKGITVIEGEGKLQGTDTVVVNGTAYKGKNIVLATGSYSRTLPGLELGGKVITSDQALTMDFIPKSAIILGGGVIGVEFASVWKSFGVDVTIVEGLPSLVPNEDATIVKNFERAFKKRGIKFSTGVFFQGVEQNDDGVKVTLVDGKTFEADLLLVAVGRGPVTANLGYEEAGITIDRGFVITNERLHTGVGNIYAVGDIVPGVQLAHRGYQQGIFVAEEIAGLKPVVVEDINIPKVTYSEPEIATVGYTEKAAKEKFGEDQVQTQEYNLAGNGKSSILGTSGLVKLVRQKDGPVVGVHMIGARMGEQVGEAQLIVNWEAYPEDVAQLVHAHPTQNEALGEAHLALAGKPLHG